TCTGTCCAACCCGCGCAAGTTCACCCGTCTTGGCGGGCGCATCCCCAAGGGTGTGCTGCTGGTCGGCCCTCCCGGCACCGGCAAGACCCTTCTGGCCCGTGCCGTGGCGGGCGAGGCGGGCGTGCCGTTCTTTTCCATTTCCGGCTCCGACTTCGTGGAAATGTTCGTGGGCGTGGGCGCATCGCGCGTGCGCGACCTGTTCATGCAGGGCAAGAAAAGCGCGCCCTGTCTCATCTTCATCGATGAAATCGACGCAGTGGGCCGTCAGCGCGGCGCCGGCCTTGGCGGCGGGCACGACGAGCGCGAGCAGACCCTGAACCAGTTGCTGGTGGAAATGGACGGCTTCGAATCCAACGAGGGCGTCATCCTCATCGCCGCCACCAACCGGCCCGACGTGCTGGACCCGGCGCTGCTGCGCCCCGGCCGCTTCGACCGCCAGGTGGTGGTGCCCACCCCCGACGTGCGTGGCCGCAAGCGCATCCTTGAAGTGCACACCCGCCGCACGCCTCTGGCCACCGGCGTGGAACTGGACATCATCGCCAAGGGCACGCCCGGCTTTTCGGGCGCGGACCTGGAGAACCTGGTCAACGAGGCCGCCTTGCAGGCCGCCAAGGTGGGCAAGGACACCGTGGACATGGGCGACTTCGAGTACGCCAAGGACAAGGTGCTCATGGGCAAGGAGCGCCGCAGCCTCATCCTGAGCGACGAGGAAAAGCGCATCACCGCCTACCACGAGGCGGGCCACGCCCTGGCCGCCAAGCTGCTGCCCGGCTCCGACCCGGTGCACAAGGTGACCATCATCCCGCGTGGCCGCGCCCTGGGCGTGACCATGCAACTGCCGGAAGGCGACCGCCACGGCTACTCGCGCACGTTCCTGCTGAACAACCTGGTGCTGCTGCTGGGTGGCCGCGTGGCCGAAGAGGTGGTGTTCAACGACATCACCACCGGCGCGGGCAACGACATCGAGCGCGCCACCAAGATGGCCCGCAAGATGGTCTGCGAATGGGGCATGAGCGAGGCCATCGGCCCCATGAACATCGGCGAGCAGGGCGAAGAGGTGTTCATCGGGCGCGAATGGGCGCATTCCCGCAACTTCAGCGAGGAAACCGCCCGCCTGGTGGACGCCGAGGTCAAGCGCATCATCGAGGAGGCCCGGCAGCGTTGCCGCACCCTGCTCGAAGGGAACATCGACTCGCTGCATGCCATCGCCGGTGCCCTGCTGGAGCGTGAAACCATCAGCGGCGACGACATCGACGTGCTGATGCGCGGCGAACAGCTGCCCCCGGAAAAGCCCAACAACCGCCCCGGAACCGTCCGTGCGGGGGAGCAGCCCGCGTCCGGCAGAAACGCCGGAGCGCCCTCGGCCTCCGCCGTGCAGCCCGGCCCCGCCAGCGCGGAGTCTGACGCCGCCGGGCGCGACGAGTTCACCCTGGAGTCCGACGACACCGCCGAGCGCGGCGCCGGTGGCCCCGGCGGCAACGACGACCACAACGGTGGCGCGGGGCGCCGATGACGACGGCTTGCGGCCACGCGCAACAGGCCATCTGGACCGTAAGGGGGGGAAGGGCGGTGACGCCCGCCCCCCCTCATCCCTTTGTGGTGTTCGGCATCGTCAACGTCACGCCGGACTCGTTCCATGACGGTGGGCGCTACGTCACCCACGAGGCGGCAGTGGCCCACGCCCTGCGCCTGGTGGCGGAGGGCGCGCACGTGCTGGACATCGGCGGTGAATCGTCGCGGCCCTACGCAGATGCGGTGCCGCTGGAAGAAGAACTGGCGCGGGTGCTGCCCGTGGTGCGGGGCATCCGCGACGGGTATGCGGCCCACATGGCGGACCGTGCCGGAAACGATACCGCAACCCGCCCGGCGCCAGATGAGGCAGACGCTGCCGACGCGGACCGGCAGGCCGCCCCCCTTCGCCCCGGCGGTGCGCCGCTGCTTTCCGTCGATACCTACAAGGCGGGCACGGCGGCGGCGGTGCTGGACGAAGGCGTGGACATCATCAACGA
This genomic window from Nitratidesulfovibrio sp. SRB-5 contains:
- the ftsH gene encoding ATP-dependent zinc metalloprotease FtsH, coding for MNQFSRNLILWAIISLLMVVLFNMFNQPQGTQARLTYTEFLQKVERGEVLRVTIQGQKLTGESSEGKAFQTYAPHDPELVTRLISQKVEVKAEPQEEAPWYMTLLVSWFPMLLLIGVWIFFMRQMQGGGGKAMSFGRSRARMITPESARVTFEDVAGVDEAKEELSEVVEFLSNPRKFTRLGGRIPKGVLLVGPPGTGKTLLARAVAGEAGVPFFSISGSDFVEMFVGVGASRVRDLFMQGKKSAPCLIFIDEIDAVGRQRGAGLGGGHDEREQTLNQLLVEMDGFESNEGVILIAATNRPDVLDPALLRPGRFDRQVVVPTPDVRGRKRILEVHTRRTPLATGVELDIIAKGTPGFSGADLENLVNEAALQAAKVGKDTVDMGDFEYAKDKVLMGKERRSLILSDEEKRITAYHEAGHALAAKLLPGSDPVHKVTIIPRGRALGVTMQLPEGDRHGYSRTFLLNNLVLLLGGRVAEEVVFNDITTGAGNDIERATKMARKMVCEWGMSEAIGPMNIGEQGEEVFIGREWAHSRNFSEETARLVDAEVKRIIEEARQRCRTLLEGNIDSLHAIAGALLERETISGDDIDVLMRGEQLPPEKPNNRPGTVRAGEQPASGRNAGAPSASAVQPGPASAESDAAGRDEFTLESDDTAERGAGGPGGNDDHNGGAGRR
- the folP gene encoding dihydropteroate synthase, yielding MTTACGHAQQAIWTVRGGRAVTPAPPHPFVVFGIVNVTPDSFHDGGRYVTHEAAVAHALRLVAEGAHVLDIGGESSRPYADAVPLEEELARVLPVVRGIRDGYAAHMADRAGNDTATRPAPDEADAADADRQAAPLRPGGAPLLSVDTYKAGTAAAVLDEGVDIINDISACAFDPGLLDVVAHYKPGYVLMHSLGRPETMQDAPAYANVMDALLAFFHEKMDMLVRAGLPESRILLDPGIGFGKLTEHNFEILRQMERFNALGRPVLMGLSNKSLFGGLLDLGHGQRAGATQVATALLAARGVLCHRVHDVAETVRTLRLTQAMAPAPRTEN